The proteins below come from a single Biomphalaria glabrata chromosome 10, xgBioGlab47.1, whole genome shotgun sequence genomic window:
- the LOC106066742 gene encoding m7GpppX diphosphatase-like, whose translation MEKIETKKRKHSETENDAGNKCLSSIFKDFKLIKVLREDARHKLITLHGTMPIPERVAGVEDGSKTCENHDDDHIIINNDAVVILERNAFNTSSLVDNIRLTETLETLHNDIYSTHNVFNFKDIVNADIKATVICPATDKHIIKYSEHEPFIIHETQHLYNTVTLPCIQNSNLSLQWVYNILEKKKEADRIIVDDPDPDVGFVMVPDMKWDRKHMDALYAVAIVHKRGIKSIRDLRGEHLPLLENILKLGQTAIKEKFNVTSDKLRVYFHYQPSYYHLHVHFTHVKFDAPGSDVLRAHLIQEVMDNIAMDSEYYKNRTLSFVVRENDVLYQKYKDSGYFS comes from the exons ATGGAGAAAATAGAAACCAAAAAACGAAAACATAGTGAAACTGAGAATGATGCCGGGAATAAGTGTCTATCttctatttttaaagattttaaattaattaaagtgCTTCGGGAAGATGCTCGACATAAGTTGATCACTTTGCATGGTACAATGCCTATTCCCGAGAGAGTTGCCGGTGTCGAGGATGGTTCAAAAACGTGTGAAAATCATGATGATgatcatattattattaataatgatGCTGTTGTAATTTTGGAGAGAAATGCTTTCAATACGTCTTCCTTAGTAGACAATATACGTTTGACTGAAACACTGGAAACTTTACACAACGATATTTACAGTACACATAACGTATTTAACTTTAAGGATATTGTTAACGCTG ATATCAAAGCGACTGTTATTTGCCCAGCTACTGACAAGCATATAATTAAATACTCAGAGCATGAACCATTCATCATTCATGAAACTCAGCACTTGTATAACACTGTCACCTTGCCATGTATACAAAATAGCAATTTAAGTTTACAG tGGGTGTACAACatactagaaaagaaaaaagaggctGATCGAATCATTGTAGATGATCCAGATCCTGATGTTGGTTTTGTCATGGTCCCTGACATGAAATGGGACAGAAAACACATGGATGCTCTCTACGCGGTCGCCATAGTACACAAGCGTGGCATAAAGTCTATTCGTGACCTCAGAGGGGAACACCTACCTTTGTTAGAAAATATTCTCAAGTTAGGGCAG ACAGCTATAAAAGAGAAGTTTAATGTGACTTCAGACAAGCTGCGTGTGTACTTCCATTATCAGCCATCCTACTATCACCTCCACGTCCACTTCACACATGTCAAGTTTGATGCACCAGGTTCAGATGTACTCAGAGCCCACCTCATACAGGAAGTGATGGACAATATCGCAATGGACTCCGAATATTACAAAAACAGGACtctttcttttgttgtcagagAAAATGATGTGTTGTATCAGAAATATAAAGACAGTGGGTATTTCAGTTAG